The proteins below are encoded in one region of Metabacillus dongyingensis:
- a CDS encoding ABC transporter permease, giving the protein MMMQLLSAELLKLRKTKVLSLLFVSPLFAGVLGFKLGQIEGISNEWLSPLLIMVPAHALILLPLMIGILTSFLCRYEHLQGGWKQLLSLPVSRVSVFMSKWLMITLLILINQLLFMTAWILVGAVKGYSDPFPADIFIKLLTGGFLATLPLAALFLWVSMAWTSFAAPLALNVMFTLPNIMIINSEKIGPYYPWAQPFLAMMPQNEGFFITEISFYLSIACGFVCFFTGSFYYIKNKAV; this is encoded by the coding sequence ATGATGATGCAGCTGCTGTCGGCAGAGCTGCTGAAGCTTCGGAAAACCAAGGTTCTCAGCTTGTTGTTCGTGAGTCCGCTTTTTGCAGGAGTGCTTGGATTTAAGTTAGGCCAGATTGAGGGTATTTCAAATGAATGGCTCTCGCCTTTGCTGATTATGGTGCCGGCGCATGCTCTGATTTTACTCCCGCTGATGATTGGGATTTTAACAAGCTTTCTCTGCAGATATGAACATCTGCAAGGCGGATGGAAGCAGCTTCTCAGTCTGCCTGTAAGCAGGGTCAGTGTTTTTATGTCTAAATGGCTGATGATTACGCTCCTGATATTGATCAATCAGCTTTTGTTTATGACAGCATGGATTCTGGTTGGAGCTGTTAAAGGATATTCGGATCCGTTCCCAGCCGATATTTTTATCAAACTGCTGACAGGCGGTTTTCTGGCTACCCTGCCTCTTGCCGCACTATTTCTTTGGGTATCCATGGCATGGACTAGTTTTGCCGCCCCATTGGCGCTCAATGTGATGTTTACACTTCCAAACATAATGATCATCAACTCAGAAAAAATCGGTCCATATTATCCATGGGCGCAGCCGTTTTTGGCAATGATGCCCCAGAACGAGGGATTCTTTATCACGGAAATATCCTTCTATCTTTCCATAGCCTGCGGGTTTGTCTGTTTTTTTACAGGAAGCTTTTATTACATTAAAAATAAAGCTGTTTAG
- a CDS encoding Gfo/Idh/MocA family protein, which yields MKTLKIGVIGCGSISKHRHLPEYAGNKYVEIAAVCDINEDRANLTAQQYKAKAFTDYRELLALEEIDAVSVCTPNALHAPISIDALNAGKHVLCEKPMATSKEEAEAMIAAAKENNRKLMIGHNQRFVPSHEKARELIKNGEIGKVFSFRTAFGHGGPEGWSADGRDSWFFKKEDAFIGAMGDLGVHKADLMRYILGEEVTEVAAFVDTVAKEGADVDDNAVCVLRTESGIMGSLAASWSYNKEDNATVIYGEKGVLRLEDHPEYSLIAQYKTGEVVNYELGKIQSNDEGGQTSSKVIDKFIDSIIGNTEPAVSGEEGYKSLKIVLGALESNESKTIVKLS from the coding sequence ATGAAAACTTTAAAAATCGGCGTTATCGGCTGCGGAAGCATTTCAAAGCACAGACATTTACCAGAATATGCAGGCAACAAGTATGTGGAAATAGCAGCAGTCTGCGATATTAATGAAGACCGTGCGAACCTCACTGCACAGCAATACAAAGCTAAAGCATTCACAGACTACAGAGAGCTTCTTGCACTTGAAGAGATCGACGCTGTAAGCGTTTGTACTCCAAATGCGCTTCATGCCCCAATTTCAATTGATGCTTTAAATGCAGGCAAGCATGTTCTTTGCGAAAAGCCAATGGCAACTTCAAAAGAAGAAGCAGAAGCGATGATCGCAGCTGCAAAAGAAAATAACCGCAAGCTGATGATCGGTCATAACCAGCGTTTTGTGCCATCACATGAAAAAGCTAGAGAGCTTATTAAAAATGGAGAAATCGGCAAGGTATTTTCTTTCCGCACAGCATTTGGCCATGGCGGTCCTGAAGGCTGGAGTGCTGACGGACGCGACAGCTGGTTCTTCAAGAAAGAAGACGCATTTATCGGAGCAATGGGAGACCTTGGTGTTCATAAAGCGGACTTAATGCGCTACATCCTTGGCGAAGAAGTGACTGAAGTTGCAGCATTCGTTGATACAGTTGCTAAAGAAGGCGCAGATGTAGATGACAATGCAGTATGCGTTTTAAGAACAGAAAGCGGCATTATGGGATCCCTTGCAGCAAGCTGGTCTTACAACAAAGAAGATAACGCAACAGTCATTTACGGTGAAAAAGGGGTTCTTCGTTTAGAAGATCATCCAGAGTACTCATTAATTGCTCAATATAAAACAGGTGAAGTTGTAAACTATGAATTAGGCAAAATTCAATCAAACGATGAAGGCGGACAAACTTCTTCAAAAGTCATTGATAAATTCATAGACAGCATTATCGGCAATACAGAGCCGGCTGTTTCCGGTGAAGAAGGCTACAAATCTCTGAAAATTGTTCTTGGCGCATTAGAGTCAAATGAAAGCAAAACAATCGTAAAACTTTCATAA
- a CDS encoding sugar phosphate isomerase/epimerase family protein encodes MTKKGLQLYTIRTLLEKDFLGTLKKVADLGYEGVQFAGYFDTPADRLNQALKEYGLKAAGSHVPYDQITGDGLKQVISYNQEIGNDLIIMPYLTEEQRTGLDDYKRIAEELNKAGAVIKQEGMQLAYHNHDFEFHTFGEQTPFDVLLNETDEKLVKFELDCYWVSYAGLDPLALIKEQRERVVTLHIKDMKETNGEKQSTVIGTGQLDMKSLLNLGKELELPWFIVEQEHFEGDLMEAVALNSKKMDELLKA; translated from the coding sequence ATGACGAAAAAAGGACTTCAGCTCTATACAATCAGAACGCTGCTCGAAAAGGATTTTCTCGGCACTTTGAAAAAAGTGGCGGATCTTGGGTACGAAGGGGTACAGTTTGCAGGCTATTTTGACACGCCTGCAGATCGTCTGAATCAAGCATTAAAAGAGTATGGACTGAAGGCAGCAGGGAGTCATGTACCATATGACCAAATTACAGGGGATGGGCTTAAACAAGTCATTTCTTATAATCAGGAAATCGGGAATGATCTGATTATCATGCCTTATTTGACAGAAGAGCAAAGAACAGGTCTTGATGACTATAAGCGCATTGCAGAAGAACTGAACAAAGCAGGCGCAGTCATTAAGCAGGAAGGCATGCAGCTTGCTTACCACAATCATGATTTCGAATTTCATACATTCGGAGAGCAGACACCTTTTGATGTTCTGCTTAACGAAACGGATGAAAAGCTTGTAAAGTTCGAACTCGACTGCTATTGGGTTTCCTATGCGGGTCTTGATCCATTGGCGCTGATCAAAGAGCAGCGGGAACGTGTAGTTACGCTTCATATTAAAGATATGAAAGAAACAAATGGCGAGAAGCAGAGTACAGTCATCGGCACTGGACAGCTTGACATGAAATCCTTGCTGAATCTTGGAAAAGAGCTTGAGCTTCCATGGTTTATAGTTGAACAAGAGCACTTTGAAGGTGATTTGATGGAAGCAGTTGCGCTTAACTCGAAAAAAATGGACGAACTATTAAAAGCATAG
- a CDS encoding sugar phosphate isomerase/epimerase family protein, whose amino-acid sequence MKLGVFTVLFSDKNLDEMLDYVKASGVEAVEIGTGCYPGNAHCSLEELLGNKEKQNEFLEKVASRGLTISAFSCHGNPISPDAAFAAESHETLVSTIKLANEMNVPVVNCFSGTAGDHEDAKYPNWPVAPWPNEYNDVLKWQWEQKLIPYWKEVGELAQSLNVKIGLELHGGFLVHTPYTLLKLREETCDAIGANLDPSHLWWQGIDPVGAIKILGKAGAIHHFHAKDTYLDQDNINMYGLTDMQPYGEIQSRAWNFRSVGCGHSMQEWSDMISALRTYGYDYVVSIEHEDPIMSVEEGFQRAVTNLKSVLIKEQPTNMWWA is encoded by the coding sequence ATGAAACTTGGAGTATTTACTGTTTTATTTTCAGATAAAAATCTCGATGAGATGTTAGATTACGTAAAAGCATCAGGTGTTGAAGCTGTTGAAATTGGAACAGGCTGCTATCCTGGAAATGCACATTGTTCTTTAGAAGAATTATTAGGCAATAAAGAAAAGCAAAATGAGTTTTTGGAAAAAGTCGCTTCACGCGGACTCACAATAAGCGCGTTCAGCTGCCATGGAAATCCGATTTCACCGGATGCTGCTTTTGCTGCTGAATCTCATGAAACGCTGGTCAGCACGATTAAGCTTGCCAATGAAATGAACGTTCCTGTTGTGAACTGCTTCTCCGGAACTGCCGGCGACCATGAGGATGCAAAATATCCAAACTGGCCGGTAGCACCATGGCCTAATGAATACAATGACGTTTTAAAATGGCAGTGGGAGCAAAAACTGATACCTTACTGGAAAGAAGTCGGCGAGCTGGCACAAAGCCTAAACGTAAAAATAGGTTTAGAGCTTCACGGCGGATTCCTTGTTCATACTCCTTATACTTTATTGAAGCTAAGAGAAGAAACATGTGATGCAATTGGAGCAAACCTTGATCCAAGTCACTTGTGGTGGCAGGGAATTGATCCTGTCGGAGCGATTAAAATCCTTGGTAAAGCGGGTGCCATTCATCATTTCCATGCAAAGGATACTTATCTGGATCAGGACAACATTAACATGTACGGCTTAACAGACATGCAGCCTTACGGCGAAATCCAATCAAGAGCATGGAATTTCCGATCTGTCGGCTGCGGACACAGCATGCAGGAATGGTCTGATATGATCAGCGCACTCAGAACGTACGGCTATGATTATGTTGTAAGCATTGAGCATGAAGATCCGATCATGTCGGTTGAAGAAGGTTTTCAGCGTGCGGTTACAAACTTAAAAAGTGTCTTAATTAAAGAACAGCCGACGAATATGTGGTGGGCTTAA
- a CDS encoding AbrB/MazE/SpoVT family DNA-binding domain-containing protein, translated as MKKGPFFVKIWSNGQVMIPSYIRKKLNIQTGERVVVQTDGKTIDLIVDDNNAFENETTLSSKGTITIPSEIRNICEIDVGEKLKIEWNEQGQKVTFVPPDDMRGSNKLSS; from the coding sequence TTGAAAAAAGGTCCATTTTTCGTGAAAATCTGGTCAAATGGTCAAGTGATGATTCCTTCCTACATTCGAAAAAAACTAAACATACAAACAGGTGAGCGGGTCGTCGTTCAAACCGATGGGAAAACGATCGATTTGATCGTGGATGATAACAATGCCTTTGAAAACGAAACAACCTTAAGCAGCAAGGGAACTATAACGATACCGAGTGAAATAAGAAATATATGCGAAATTGATGTGGGAGAAAAATTGAAAATTGAATGGAATGAACAGGGGCAAAAAGTTACTTTTGTTCCTCCTGATGACATGAGAGGTTCAAATAAATTATCCAGCTGA
- a CDS encoding Gfo/Idh/MocA family protein: protein MSTIVRVGIIGCGGIATGKHMPALARLKNVQMVAFFDLVEERAIEAKMQYGSEMAEHYTDFKELLANPGVDVVHVCTPNDSHSDISIAALEAGKHVMCEKPMATSAAEARKMLETAKRTGKKLSVAYQNRYRADSLHLKSLCEEGELGDIYFAKAHAIRRRAVPTWGVFLDKEKQGGGPLIDIGTHALDLTLWMMNNYEPKMVVGTAFHKLGTRENAANIWGPWDPEKFKVEDSAFAYITMQNGATIFLESSWALNSLNVGESKCTLMGTEGGADMENGLRINGERHGKLYTTMVDLDESGASVEDGKLESEADIEARLWIEAIIEDIDPVVKPEQALIVTEILEAIYKSSETGEPVYFEKKE, encoded by the coding sequence ATGAGTACGATTGTTCGAGTTGGAATTATCGGGTGCGGGGGAATAGCGACCGGAAAGCATATGCCTGCTCTCGCACGACTTAAGAATGTTCAGATGGTGGCTTTCTTTGATCTTGTGGAAGAAAGAGCCATTGAAGCGAAAATGCAATATGGATCAGAGATGGCCGAACATTATACGGACTTTAAAGAATTGCTTGCAAATCCGGGAGTGGATGTTGTCCACGTTTGTACGCCGAATGATTCGCATTCAGACATTTCAATAGCAGCATTGGAGGCAGGGAAGCACGTGATGTGCGAAAAGCCGATGGCTACTTCTGCTGCTGAAGCTCGAAAAATGCTTGAGACGGCAAAGCGCACGGGGAAGAAATTATCAGTTGCTTACCAGAACCGCTACCGGGCGGACAGCCTGCATCTAAAATCACTTTGCGAAGAAGGCGAGCTTGGTGATATCTATTTTGCAAAAGCTCATGCCATCAGAAGACGTGCAGTCCCGACTTGGGGGGTGTTTTTGGATAAAGAAAAGCAGGGCGGAGGTCCATTGATCGACATCGGCACTCATGCACTTGATCTGACGTTATGGATGATGAATAATTATGAGCCGAAAATGGTTGTCGGAACCGCTTTTCATAAACTTGGCACAAGAGAAAATGCAGCAAACATCTGGGGCCCTTGGGATCCTGAAAAATTTAAAGTCGAAGATTCCGCGTTTGCCTACATTACCATGCAAAACGGTGCAACAATCTTCCTTGAATCAAGCTGGGCGCTGAATTCTTTGAACGTCGGGGAAAGCAAATGCACCCTGATGGGAACAGAAGGCGGAGCTGATATGGAAAATGGCCTGCGCATCAATGGCGAGCGGCACGGCAAGCTTTATACGACAATGGTGGATTTAGACGAATCAGGTGCATCTGTCGAAGACGGCAAGCTTGAAAGTGAAGCAGATATTGAAGCAAGACTTTGGATTGAAGCAATTATTGAAGATATAGATCCGGTTGTAAAACCTGAACAAGCCCTTATCGTAACCGAAATTTTGGAAGCGATTTATAAATCGTCAGAAACAGGCGAACCTGTTTATTTTGAAAAAAAAGAGTAG
- a CDS encoding Bax inhibitor-1/YccA family membrane protein — protein MRTSNPALKAFTKREGSYSSKPMTLMGAINKSFLLLFILITAAGAAWYYSAQGQDVTAIMIGGAIGGFIVALIVSFVPKTAPVLAPVYAVLEGMFVGGISAYYSSLYEGIVMQAVLLTASVFLALLLAYRSRLIKVTRNFRLGVVAATGGILIMYLLSFVLGFFGVTVPFLHDASPIGILISVAIVIVAALNLVLDFDFIENGSKAGLPKHMEWYAGFALLVTLVWLYLEILRLLAKLRRN, from the coding sequence TTGAGAACTTCAAATCCAGCTTTAAAAGCTTTTACAAAACGGGAAGGGTCCTACTCCAGCAAGCCGATGACGCTGATGGGAGCGATTAATAAATCATTTTTGCTGCTGTTTATTTTAATCACTGCTGCCGGTGCAGCCTGGTATTACAGTGCACAGGGCCAGGATGTGACGGCCATTATGATTGGAGGGGCGATTGGAGGATTTATCGTAGCGCTGATTGTCAGCTTTGTTCCTAAAACGGCACCTGTGCTGGCACCTGTTTACGCAGTGCTTGAGGGGATGTTTGTTGGAGGAATATCGGCTTACTATTCATCCCTGTATGAAGGAATCGTCATGCAGGCCGTGCTTCTTACAGCAAGTGTTTTCCTTGCCTTGCTGCTTGCTTACCGTTCAAGGTTAATCAAAGTAACACGCAATTTCAGATTAGGGGTTGTCGCTGCTACAGGCGGAATTCTGATCATGTATTTGCTGTCTTTTGTACTTGGCTTCTTCGGAGTAACGGTTCCATTTTTGCATGATGCCTCTCCGATTGGCATTTTAATTTCAGTTGCCATCGTGATCGTTGCGGCACTGAATCTGGTTCTGGACTTCGACTTTATTGAAAATGGTTCGAAGGCAGGGCTTCCAAAGCATATGGAATGGTATGCGGGATTTGCCCTTCTTGTCACACTAGTCTGGCTGTATCTTGAGATTCTCCGCCTGCTTGCCAAGCTGCGCCGGAACTAA
- a CDS encoding LacI family DNA-binding transcriptional regulator, whose product MATIKDVAKLAGVAVSTASYALNHKSRVNAETAKRVLEAAKTLNYQKNGIARDLKRSKTETIGIIVQDLSGPFYSELMRGVQDTLLTHQYGLIACSSIGGNVTTASKFLQERRVDGVIILAESLPDELILQSVREDFPIIVLDRKLDSDSIIHVLVDNFSGGYQATQHLIDLGHKELAYIGGPSHNRDNQLRFEGYKQALKDSGITLHPSWILQGQYTREGGYSAAKILMMQGNAPSAVFCANDEMAVGALKAFKESGLHIPNDLSIIGFDDIEISQYISPPLSTVKQSNYEIGSLAAHLIYQALNEGIEGKDYILPTELVLRKSTSASKKMEA is encoded by the coding sequence ATGGCCACAATCAAAGATGTTGCAAAATTGGCAGGGGTAGCTGTTTCAACAGCATCCTATGCGTTAAATCATAAATCAAGAGTGAATGCAGAAACCGCTAAGCGTGTATTAGAAGCTGCAAAAACGTTAAACTACCAAAAGAACGGAATTGCGAGAGACTTAAAACGAAGCAAAACCGAAACAATCGGGATTATCGTTCAGGATCTTTCCGGCCCTTTTTATTCTGAATTGATGCGCGGTGTTCAGGATACCCTGCTCACTCATCAATATGGCCTTATCGCCTGCAGTTCCATTGGAGGCAATGTGACAACAGCTTCAAAGTTTTTGCAGGAACGCCGTGTTGATGGCGTCATTATATTAGCTGAAAGCCTTCCGGATGAATTGATTCTTCAATCAGTAAGAGAGGATTTTCCGATCATCGTCCTTGACCGAAAGCTTGACAGCGATTCGATTATCCATGTGCTTGTCGATAACTTCTCGGGAGGCTATCAGGCAACACAGCATTTAATTGACCTTGGCCACAAGGAGCTCGCATACATTGGAGGCCCCTCTCACAATCGGGATAATCAGCTTCGATTTGAAGGGTATAAACAGGCCCTTAAGGATTCCGGAATTACACTGCATCCAAGCTGGATCCTCCAGGGGCAATATACGAGGGAAGGCGGCTATTCCGCTGCTAAAATCCTCATGATGCAGGGAAATGCGCCGTCTGCTGTCTTTTGTGCAAATGATGAAATGGCTGTAGGGGCTTTAAAAGCCTTTAAAGAATCCGGTTTGCATATCCCGAATGATCTTTCCATCATCGGATTTGACGATATTGAAATATCCCAATATATTTCGCCTCCGCTCTCGACGGTAAAGCAATCGAATTATGAAATCGGATCTCTTGCAGCTCACCTGATCTATCAGGCTTTAAATGAAGGGATTGAAGGGAAGGATTACATTCTGCCGACAGAGCTTGTCCTAAGAAAATCGACCAGCGCGTCCAAAAAGATGGAGGCATGA